A DNA window from Oncorhynchus tshawytscha isolate Ot180627B linkage group LG13, Otsh_v2.0, whole genome shotgun sequence contains the following coding sequences:
- the tmem160 gene encoding transmembrane protein 160 — MAALSWFTCRQLPRIANQFAWVVKHVRPQYLGGLPVRRVHGSSRKWVAEKGPWGKARMPEYHLLTELDKADALMLKKSHETGFLSWFRNGLLATGIGVIAFVQSDVGREAGYAFFILGGVCVSFGGASYVGSLFSLRRMMLLSLPAVLLNVAVVSSVALFWLCAVSLYIGRLEVEIIHEEDEDDDGEECPDCRDRANHSHGNRHHGSNKGQDK, encoded by the exons ATGGCTGCCTTGAGTTGGTTTACGTGCAGACAGCTGCCGCGGATTGCAAATCAGTTCGCCTGGGTTGTGAAGCACGTCAGGCCTCAGTACCTCGGGGGACTGCCGGTGAGGAGAGTCCACGGGTCGTCGCGGAAATGGGTGGCTGAGAAGGGGCCATGGGGCAAGGCTCGGATGCCAGAGTATCATCTTCTGACAGAACTCGATAAGGCGGATGCCTTG ATGCTGAAAAAGTCCCACGAAACTG GGTTCCTGTCTTGGTTCCGGAACGGACTCCTGGCCACCGGGATCGGGGTCATCGCTTTCGTCCAGAGTGATGTGGGACGAGAGGCAGGATATG cCTTCTTCAtcctgggtggtgtgtgtgtatcgttCGGCGGGGCGTCCTACGTGGGCAGCCTGTTTTCGCTGAGGAGGATGATgcttctctccctgcctgccgTGCTGCTGAATGTTGCTGTGGTGAGCAGCGTcgccctcttctggctgtgtgcGGTATCTCTCTACATCGGACGCCTGGAGGTGGAGATTATACATGAGGAGGACGAGGACGATGACGGAGAGGAGTGTCCAGACTGTCGGGACCGCGCCAACCACTCCCATGGCAACCGGCACCACGGCAGCAACAAAGGCCAAGACAAGTAG